A DNA window from Myxocyprinus asiaticus isolate MX2 ecotype Aquarium Trade chromosome 15, UBuf_Myxa_2, whole genome shotgun sequence contains the following coding sequences:
- the LOC127452781 gene encoding 28S ribosomal protein S29, mitochondrial-like, translated as MHVFHKTLLHFMLLNKQRIRCLAGRPPQWRTDEQNYLPPCMNRQPAFGRSRLEQVKTFNESCVMVRQPSLELISYLKRADYSKPALCYILYGLNGTGKTMSLCHTLHYCYTQGRLNLHIPDAHLWVKNCKELLPSSSRPSRFDQPIQASQWLKNFKVTNECFLTKGLI; from the exons atgcacgtgttccacaAGACACTCTTGCACTTCATgcttctgaacaaacagcgaatcag ATGTCTTGCAGGTCGCCCACCACAGTGGCGGACAGACGAGCAAAATTACCTGCCTCCGTGCATGAATAGACAACCCGCATTTGGCAGGTCGCGACTCGAGCAG GTAAAGACCTTTAACGAAAGCTGTGTGATGGTGAGACAGCCTTCGCTTGAGCTCATCTCTTACCTTAAGAGAGCTGATTATAGCAAACCTGCCTTGTGTTACATACTTT ATGGACTGAATGGCACTGGAAAGACCATGTCTTTGTGTCACACCTTGCATTACTGCTATACTCAGGGCAGGCTGAACCTGCACATACCTGATG CTCATCTGTGGGTAAAGAACTGTAAAGAGCTGCTACCCTCTTCTTCCCGACCCTCACGCTTCGACCAGCCAATCCAGGCATCTCAGTGGCTGAAGAATTTCAAAGTCACCAATGAATGCTTTTTAACCAAG ggtttaatatga